The Pempheris klunzingeri isolate RE-2024b chromosome 15, fPemKlu1.hap1, whole genome shotgun sequence genome contains the following window.
GCATGCAAGGTGAGCTCTGCACTGTATTCAGCAACCAGAATTATTAGACaggatttcatttatttattctttatttattcgTTTATTCTGCAGTGGTAGAAAgcaacaaagtacatttaccaAAGCTTTAGTGACTAATTACAGATTGTTTACaagattttgtaaaaaaaaaagcatatgaTCAATTCACAAAACGTGATTTTGTGCAGAGAtcaaactacccaacagtatatacaaTAATTAATATGTGCTCCACCTCCACTATAGAACACCAAACTGTAAagtatcagtaataataatccaataatattacttatataataatgtaattcTCTGAAAGGGACCTATCAGCCAAgaaaagtacttttactttgatacttcacattttgttgttttacttgaggcttttatttttgaagaagCGGACCGGAAGTTATGTGTTTGACTGTGgctagcttcagtgtgtgaaatcacacacaaaccacatcGGAGGGGAATGCGGCACTCATAGCCAGCTGTACCGTAAGTATACGTTACATCAATGCTTTTAGgttttatttagttaaaaatgtagtttttaatcaGTGTTCCAGTGTTATTAATCGTATGTGTTTCTCAAACAGCGAAGGCCGGTGTTTATGcggtgtgttagtgttagctaGCTGACCGGCTAAGCTAGCTGTCTTCCGTTGCAGAAAATCCCTTAATTTCTTCCTTTGAATAGTTTTGTATTCCCGgagttattttgttttactcGTGGCATGagtttccctttgtgtttaCGGCGATAATCTCGACCTTCATGCTAATTTCACCAACGATATCTCCCAGTAAAAATGTCTCTGCCGCCTGCTCGTAACACAAACGGCACAGTGGCTACACAGCATCACCGGTGTGTTATTATAAACCACCATCAGAAACAGTTTGATGTTTAACTCGTGgagaacaaacatgtttttaatgagTAAAAGTACTTGCTGGTGCGTGTAGACCCCAGTCCCTTTAACTGAGTCAGATAGCTGGTGCAGGGCAGGAGATGATGTAAGTAGGACTGGTATGCAGAGGTCTGACATCAGCCAGAAAGTCTCTGGAAACTAAAGCTGTGCTGGCTCGAGCCAAATAAGGAGGGAAGAAGCCCAGTCAGTTGCCAAAAGAGGTGAATTCCTATGTTATTGGAAAATGGTATTTCTGGCTCATAATTAAAGGCTTGTATCTCAACTCAGATCTACTAACATggtgttgttttgtttactgtttactgagtTTAtatgtttctcttcttctttctcactGCAGTGACTCTTTAGGCATTTCTTCCATCATCAGTCCAGTCAGCGCACCATGGCTGGTTTCAGGCAAGAGGATGTCGAGTTGTACTATGAGATGGGAGAGGAGCTGGGCAGGTATGTTCTGTAGATGTGACTCTTTTATTCTTTGAAAAGACTCAGCATTAGACAAGACACTGTTCATGTCTGACGCTAACGTGTGTCTTTGGCGTCTATATACAGGTGTGAATGCACCCAGAAGACAGTTGTGATGTATTGATTTGTGCCACGTTTGGAGGCCATCAGAGATTCATGTGTCACATATGTTGTATTGAGTGAATACAAACGCCTACCTGATGGCATAGAAAAACTGTAATTAGTTGCTAGCATGTGCAAAGCATGATGGTTCATTTGAATCTGTGAAACAACACAGGCACATTTTCAAAGCAAGGTACCAgattgctgcagcagcacaaatgtgtgtttttcggATCAGCTGTGTTTGTAGTTtctcagaaataaaaataaatgtgcgCATGAAGTGTAACCAGATCCTCCATAGCTGCGCGTGGTGTGTTTGGGATGCATTTTGATGGAAGGTATGAGCTGCGAGCCATCCAAAACATTAGATCCAGTAAAGGCCAAAAGATTTCAGTATGTGTCAGCAACATATTAAATATCCGTTTAGCACCGTGCTTGATAGTTTGTGAGTGAGTCATCGATTCTTAGAAGATTAAACTCAACTTTCTTCACCACAGCtatttttttcctgcagtaaTGCAGCAAAAAGTGTGACATCACTGCATCTCAATGTGCCTTTCCACCTCTGCTGTGGTGTGGagagggcagtgtgtgtgtgtgtgtgtttagatagAAAGGTATGCAgacacaaaatgtgaaaatgtttaacTCTCTGCATCGTTACGCATTATGAAATCCTGTCACCTCACCTGCACATTGATCTTATTGTTCTTGTcagtaatgttttttatttatttttctgttaaacCCAACTactctttacttttatttatctttaatgaGTAAAATCTGTCCTATGTTCTGCATTTACTGTGTCAGCATCACTGAATACTCAGGCAACTAACAATCACTGTTATTCCAGTGATTTTATTAATCTGTTACTTAGTCGACTGTTTCCCAACCAGTCCTAATCACAAGGTCATCGTAGCCCAAAGTGATGTCTTCATTTAGCTTATGTGCTCTGACCAGCAGACAAGAATTCATCCATTATAATAACTTAAAGCTGGAATAAAACAAGAAGACCAGCAGGTCTGTATTGTCCTTATCTGTCTCATCCCTTTGttctctcctccctgcagcGGACAGTTTGCCATCGTTCGCAAGTGTAAGGAAAAGAGCACAGGTGTGGAGTACGCAGCCAAGTTCATCAAGAAGCGGCGGCTGTCGTCCAGCCGGCGAGGGGTGAGCCGCGAAGAGATCGAGCGCGAGGTCAACATCCTGCGGGAGATCCAACACAGCAACATCATCACGCTGCACGACATCTTTGAAAACAAGACCGACGTGATCCTGATCCTGGAGCTGGTGTCCGGAGGAGAGCTGTTCGACTTCCTGGCTGAGAAGGAGTCTCTGACGGAGGAGGAGGCCACCCAGTTTCTGAAGCAGATCCTGGACGGCGTTCAGTATCTACACTCCAAACGCATCGCTCACTTTGACCTCAAGGTCAGCAGTCTGGGGTTAAGACAGCTCGTTTGTGAGACTGTGGGCCAACAGTCATAGTCGACATGTTAGTGAGATATGATGGTGTATTGtagtataatataatttatgttGGTTTGCAATATTtgcaatcaataaatcaaagcAAATGATCAGACagtggtctgctgctgctgctttactgGCATCCTGTCCTATCAGCATATAGCAGTTCTTGTTGGCATAAATCACTGTTGATTGTATGTAATCTTTCTGATCTCGGCCCAGTTTATCTTCAGATAGCTGCGTTTACGTGTGAACTGTATCAAACCCTCAATTTCCCTCTAACGCTTGGCGATGTATTTTTAATCTTTCAGCCTGAGAACATCATGCTGCTGGACAAAAACGTCCCCAACCCCAGGATCAAGCTGATCGACTTTGGGATCGCTCATCAGATCAAAGCGGGAAACGAGTTCAAGAACATTTTTGGAACACCTGAGTTTGTCGGTGAGatccaataataataaaatccagaatcactttgtgtgtgtgtgtgtgtgtgtatgtgtgtgtgtgtgtgtgtgtccactctGGTCAGTAAGTTCAACCCTGTAAGTGGATGTTAGTGTGTTTCAGACCTCCACATCTGGTTTAAATTAAAGCGTTCATTCCTCTGTGCTTTACAGCGCCTGAAATAGTCAACTATGAGCCACTTGGACTGGAGGCGGACATGTGGTAAGATGTCAACatgtgttttttccctctctctctccctctgaaacTGTTTACTGACCCGTGTGACAGTTTCCACTCATGTTTGgttcctctcttctctgcagGAGCATCGGAGTGATCACATACATTCTGTGAGTAACGTGTCACATCTCGACTGTGGTGATCGTTTGAAGCTCCATAAATCACTTCACACCTCATCCATGTGTTTTATAAAGCGAACCCTCCTGTAATCTGCGTTCCTGTAGGCTGAGCGGTGCTTCACCTTTCCTGGGTGAGACGAAGCAGGAGACCCTGACAAACATCTCAGCTGTCAACTATGACTTTGACGAAGAGTATTTCAGCAACACCAGCGAGCTGGCCAAGGACTTCATACGCCGTCTGCTGGTCAAGGATCCAAAGTACGAGCTTTTTCAGACTTAAagccaaaagaaaagaatagaaaGTTGTGTAGATGCACGAAAGCCGCTACTCTGTCATTTTCTCACCAGTGAATTATTTCTTTTGCAGGAAGAGAATGACAATCGACGACAGTCTTGAACACCCCTGGATTAAGGTGAGTGTTTTGTGTAGCGTATTTGTCTGGAGATGTAGTGTAACACAATTCTGTTAGGTGAGGTGTTCGGCTTCATATTAAGAAACATGTATTTAATACTCTGGAAATGCAGAGTAATGAATCTGTATTTAGCCTTCACGACTAGATTACTGTGATTTATTATATGTTGTAGCTCAATGAGACAGAGCCCAGAAGTCCAGTATAGGTCAGTGAATCCATCTTTATTTCAAACCTTCACATCTTTTCCTCTCCAGGTGATTAAGAGGCGAAATGTCCgccaggaggagagagaccACAAGCCTGAGCGCCGGCGCCTGAAGACCACTCGTCTGAAGGAGTACACCATCAAGTCCCACTCTAGCATGCCGCCTAACAACACTTACGTCAACTTCGAGCGCTTCTCCCAGGTCCTGGAGGAGATCACAGCGGCGGAGGAAGGCCTGAGGGATCTGGAGCGCAACCAGCGCTCGTGCCGGGAGGATGTGGCGGCGCTGTTGTCCATTTATGAGGAGAAGGAGGGTTGGTACAAGGAGGAGAACCAGAGCATCTCCAGCGACCTGAGCTACATCCGCCATGAGCTGCAGCACACT
Protein-coding sequences here:
- the dapk3 gene encoding death-associated protein kinase 3 — translated: MAGFRQEDVELYYEMGEELGSGQFAIVRKCKEKSTGVEYAAKFIKKRRLSSSRRGVSREEIEREVNILREIQHSNIITLHDIFENKTDVILILELVSGGELFDFLAEKESLTEEEATQFLKQILDGVQYLHSKRIAHFDLKPENIMLLDKNVPNPRIKLIDFGIAHQIKAGNEFKNIFGTPEFVAPEIVNYEPLGLEADMWSIGVITYILLSGASPFLGETKQETLTNISAVNYDFDEEYFSNTSELAKDFIRRLLVKDPKKRMTIDDSLEHPWIKVIKRRNVRQEERDHKPERRRLKTTRLKEYTIKSHSSMPPNNTYVNFERFSQVLEEITAAEEGLRDLERNQRSCREDVAALLSIYEEKEGWYKEENQSISSDLSYIRHELQHTQAQRKKSQEDARLTMQAANILKRKFGRLENRYEVLAEQVASEVRWVEELVKSISAERDGLGSRSMP